In one Ictalurus furcatus strain D&B chromosome 10, Billie_1.0, whole genome shotgun sequence genomic region, the following are encoded:
- the onecut3a gene encoding hepatocyte nuclear factor 6, whose translation MELRMENIGNLHRVSHSHQTDNLMNSPHTRQSVSHRNLVHGRSSTMVSSMASILDGAGEYRSDHSLSATFPTAMTMSCDSGMGISSTYTTLSPLQHLPSISTVSEKFAHHHHPHPHHSHHHPAHQRLTHGNVSGSFTLMRDDRGLASMGNLYAHYPKDISCMAQPLSPLSNGLGSLHNAQQPLGAYGPGAHLSNDKMISPGGFETHAAMLGRGDFGGHGTGILSTLNGLHHPGHSQLHSSGSMLSERDRHEAGDTHAGGCSQAEEINTKEVAQRITAELKRYSIPQAIFAQRILSRSQGTLSDLLRNPKPWSKLKSGRETFRRMWTWLQEPEFQRMSSLRLAACKRKEQEQLKERSTVPKKQRLVFTDLQRRTLIAIFKENKRPSKEMQLTIAQQLGLELSTVSNFFMNARRRCPNRLHDEHQQGHGSSPGQSGTSTANFSKA comes from the exons ATGGAACTTAGGATGGAGAATATCGGGAACCTTCACAGGGTTTCACATTCTCATCAAACGGACAATTTGATGAACTCTCCTCACACGAGACAATCGGTGTCGCACCGGAACCTGGTGCACGGCCGATCATCCACCATGGTCTCTAGCATGGCCTCGATACTGGACGGGGCTGGGGAATATCGCAGTGACCACTCGCTGTCCGCTACTTTTCCCACAGCTATGACTATGTCCTGCGATTCCGGCATGGGCATCAGTAGCACGTACACCACCCTGTCACCGCTACAGCACTTGCCTTCGATATCCACAGTATCGGAAAAATTCGCTCATCACCATCATCCACACCCGCATCACTCGCATCATCATCCCGCGCACCAGCGCCTGACCCATGGAAACGTCAGCGGCAGCTTCACGCTGATGCGCGACGACCGCGGCTTGGCCTCCATGGGCAACCTGTACGCGCATTATCCCAAAGACATTTCCTGCATGGCACAGCCGCTCTCACCGCTGTCCAACGGCTTAGGTTCTTTGCACAACGCGCAGCAGCCTCTTGGCGCCTACGGTCCTGGTGCTCACCTCTCCAACGACAAGATGATCTCGCCAGGAGGCTTCGAGACTCACGCGGCGATGTTAGGTCGGGGTGATTTTGGGGGCCACGGTACCGGAATCCTGTCCACTCTGAACGGTCTGCACCACCCAGGTCACTCGCAGTTGCACTCTAGTGGATCTATGCTGTCGGAACGCGACAGGCACGAAGCCGGGGACACCCATGCAGGCGGATGCAGCCAAGCAGAGGAGATCAACACGAAAGAGGTGGCCCAGAGAATAACTGCCGAACTGAAAAGGTACAGCATTCCGCAGGCTATCTTCGCCCAGCGCATACTGTCTCGGTCCCAAGGCACACTCTCTGACCTCCTGCGGAATCCTAAACCGTGGAGTAAACTAAAATCAGGACGGGAGACGTTCAGGAGGATGTGGACGTGGCTGCAGGAGCCCGAGTTCCAGCGCATGTCCTCCCTTAGACTCGCAG CTTGTAAGCGAAAAGAGCAAGAGCAGCTGAAGGAACGCAGCACAGTCCCTAAAAAGCAACGTCTTGTGTTCACCGACCTGCAGCGACGCACACTTATTGCCATCTTCAAGGAGAACAAGCGGCCCAGCAAAGAAATGCAGCTGACCATTGCACAACAGCTGGGTCTAGAGCTCAGCACAGTGAGCAACTTCTTCATGAATGCCCGACGTCGTTGTCCTAACCGTTTGCATGATGAGCACCAGCAAGGCCATGGAAGCAGCCCTGGGCAGTCTGGCACCTCCACTGCCAATTTCTCCAAAGCCTGA